Proteins encoded together in one Etheostoma spectabile isolate EspeVRDwgs_2016 unplaced genomic scaffold, UIUC_Espe_1.0 scaffold00001541, whole genome shotgun sequence window:
- the LOC116675133 gene encoding cystatin-C-like, producing the protein MRFVWFCVFVSAFIGCFVTEQQILGDPQDVPVTDAEVVASAQFAVAEFNKANPRMKYELVAITLAKVQSIAVFVPAWNYILELRLRRTTCNPGTKKLCNSKPKELQCHFTVYYTLEHPCVLTESECKEPGKH; encoded by the exons ATGCGGTTTGTCtggttctgtgtttttgtttctgctttcatcGGTTGCTTTGTAACCGAACAACAGATACTCGGTGACCCACAAGATGTCCCGGTGACCGATGCCGAGGTTGTAGCCTCAGCACAGTTTGCTGTGGCTGAATTTAACAAAGCCAACCCACGGATGAAATACGAACTTGTGGCAATAACATTGGCCAAAGTCCAG AGCATTGCAGTATTTGTTCCTGCATGGAACTACATCCTGGAATTGCGCCTGCGACGTACAACGTGCAACCCTGGTACTAAAAAATTGTGTAACTCTAAACCCAAG gagCTCCAGTGCCACTTCACGGTTTATTACACTCTGGAACACCCATGTGTACTCACTGAAAGCGAGTGTAAGGAACCGGGCAAACACTGA